One window from the genome of Malus domestica chromosome 01, GDT2T_hap1 encodes:
- the LOC103432490 gene encoding ATP synthase subunit d, mitochondrial codes for MSGAGKKVADVAFKASRNIDWEGMAKLLVSDEARKEFASLRRAFDEVNTTLQTKFSQEPEPIDWEYYRKGIGSRLVDMYKEAYDSVEIPKYVDTVTPQYKPKFDQLLVELKEAEEKSLKESERLEKEIVEVQELKKKISTMTADEYFEKHPELKKKFDDEIRNDYWGY; via the exons ATGAGCGGCGCCGGGAAGAAAGTGGCCGATGTGGCTTTCAAGGCCTCGAGGAACATCGACTGGGAGGGCATGGCCAAGCTCCTCGTCTCCGATGAGGCTCGCAAAGAGTTCGCCTCTCTTCGTCGCGCCTTCGACGAGGTCAACACTACCCTCCAGACCAAGTTCAGCCAG GAGCCTGAACCCATAGACTGGGAGTACTACAGGAAAGGAATCGGGTCTCGCTTGGTGGATATGTACAAAGAGGCTTATGACA GCGTTGAAATCCCCAAGTATGTAGACACAGTCACTCCTCAGTACAAGCCTAAATTTGATCAATTG TTGGTGGAACTAAAAGAAGCAGAGGAAAAGTCTTTGAAGGAGTCTGAGCGTTTGGAGAAGGAGATAGTTGAAGTGCAAGAGTTGAAG AAAAAGATAAGCACCATGACTGCAGATGAGTACTTTGAGAAGCATCCAGAGCTGAAGAAGAAATTCGACGATGAAATCCGAAATGACTACTGGGGCTATTGA
- the LOC103432943 gene encoding LOB domain-containing protein 1-like — protein sequence MEFIAETTTTPTSPPPFSHSPSSSISSPSTAPFPSPDSHHLSNYSSPHAANSNIATNPFPTYPSPPPPPPVVLSPCAACKILRRRCVEKCVLAPYFPPTEPLKFTVAHRVFGASNIIKLLQEIPESHRADAVSSMVYEANARIRDPVYGCAGAICQLQKQVGELQAQLAQAQAELVNMQCEQGNLIALICMDMTQSKEQAILQQQLSSCNDTICFPDENNLGTTWEPLWT from the exons ATGGAATTCATTGCCGAAACTACTACCACTCCTACAAGTCCACCTCCATTCTCCCACTCTCCATCTTCCTCTATTTCTTCTCCCAGTACTGCACCATTTCCATCCCCTGACTCTCATCACTTATCTAATTATTCTTCTCCTCATGCTGCTAATAGTAATATTGCTACTAATCCATTTCCGACCTATCCTTCaccgccgccaccaccacctgTGGTTCTCAGCCCATGCGCCGCATGCAAGATTCTTCGCCGGCGGTGTGTGGAGAAGTGTGTTTTAGCGCCATACTTCCCTCCTACTGAGCCCCTTAAGTTCACTGTTGCCCACAGAGTCTTTGGAGCTAGCAACATCATCAAGCTCTTGCAG GAAATTCCAGAGTCTCACAGAGCAGATGCAGTGAGCAGCATGGTTTACGAAGCCAATGCCAGAATTCGCGACCCGGTTTATGGCTGCGCCGGAGCAATATGTCAGCTCCAGAAACAAGTCGGTGAGCTCCAAGCCCAACTGGCCCAGGCACAGGCTGAGCTAGTGAACATGCAATGCGAGCAAGGCAATTTGATTGCCCTAATTTGCATGGACATGACACAGTCTAAAGAACAAGCCATTTTGCAGCAGCAACTGTCTAGTTGCAATGACACAATCTGTTTTCCGGATGAAAACAATTTGGGCACTACTTGGGAGCCTCTCTGGACATAA